The nucleotide window GGGACATCGTCCTGGCCGGCCCGCACCGCACGCTTTTCGAGGAGGACTGACATGGGCACACTGCTGACCGCGACGCCGGGCCAGACCATCGGCCCCTTCTATGGCTACGCCCTCCCGTTCGAGCGTGGCAACGAGCTGGTTCCGCCGGGCGTTCCGGGTTCGATCCGATTCCACGGCCTCGTCACCGACGGTGCGGGTGAGCCGGTGCCCGACGTGATGCTGGAGATCTGGCAAGCCGACAGTGACGGGAAGACCCCCCGATCGAGCGGGTCGTTGCACCGCGACGGGTGGACGTTCACGGGTTGGGGCCGGGTCTCGACCGACGACGAGGGCCGCTACAGCTTCACCACTGTCGAACCCGGGCCGACCGATCCCGGCCGTGCACCGTTCATCGCCATCACCGTGTTCGGCCGCGGCTTGCTCAACCGCTTGTTCACCCGCGCATACGTGCCCGGCCCCAACCTTCTCGACGAGCCACTGTTGGCAGGCCTGCCCGAGGATCGCAGGCAGACCCTGATCGCCGAGCGCGACGCACATGGGCTGCGGTTCGACATCCGACTGCAGGGCGAGAACGAAACCGTCTTCCTGCGCTTCTCGGCCGGTGAGTGACCTGTTCTGGCCGGGTGATCACCGGGCCGGAGACGTGATGAGCGCCGCCGCCTTCCTCGACGCCATGGTGGGCGCCGAGAATGTCTGGTTGGCAACACTTGTCGACTCCGGCATCGCGCCCGGCACCGCCGCAGCCGATCTGTCCGACCTGATCCGGCCCGATGACCTCGACCCGATCGCCAGAGCCGCCGAGCGTGACGGCAACCCGGTCACCGGCCTCGTCGCGCTGATGCGGTCCCGCGTCGAAGGCGAACCATCCCGCTGGCTACACCGCGGCCTGACCAGTCAGGACGTGCTGGACACCGCACTGATGTGGTGCCTGCGTGACGCCCTGGAGACCATCAGCGATGACATCGGTCGGCAGCTCCACGAACTGATCGAACTGACCGAGACGAACCGCGGCAGGCCGATGCTGACCCGGACCCTGACCCAAGCCGCTCTGCCCGGCACCGTCGGCCGCAAGTTCGCCGTCTGGCTGACCGCGATCCTCGACGCCGCCGACGGTCTGAAAGCGTTGCCCGCCTTGCCCATCGCCGCGGGTGGCGCGGCCGGAACCCTGGCCGCGACCACCGAGCTCGCCGGATCTCCGGAGGCCGCGGTGTCGTTGACCCGATCGTGGGCGGACGGTCTCGGACTGGCGGCGGGCGATCCCTGGCACACCACCCGTTCGGTCATCACCCGAGCCGGCGACGCGTTGGTCGGCTGCTGTGACGCCTGGGGGCATCTCGCCAACGACGTCGCCGCCGCAATCCGGGCCGGTGAACTGTCCGAGGGATCTGCCGGTGGCTCATCGACCATGCCGCACAAGAACAA belongs to Gordonia sp. KTR9 and includes:
- a CDS encoding lyase family protein; translation: MSDLFWPGDHRAGDVMSAAAFLDAMVGAENVWLATLVDSGIAPGTAAADLSDLIRPDDLDPIARAAERDGNPVTGLVALMRSRVEGEPSRWLHRGLTSQDVLDTALMWCLRDALETISDDIGRQLHELIELTETNRGRPMLTRTLTQAALPGTVGRKFAVWLTAILDAADGLKALPALPIAAGGAAGTLAATTELAGSPEAAVSLTRSWADGLGLAAGDPWHTTRSVITRAGDALVGCCDAWGHLANDVAAAIRAGELSEGSAGGSSTMPHKNNPVLTVLLRRAALTAPPLGATLHAASAASVDERSDGGWHAEWATLATLTRRTVVAAAEAADLLAGLQVDTDRAAENLADAQGIRAEQHKMAELTGREPAPDYLGASDIFIDNALQRARDYLKDTP
- the pcaG gene encoding protocatechuate 3,4-dioxygenase subunit alpha, with translation MGTLLTATPGQTIGPFYGYALPFERGNELVPPGVPGSIRFHGLVTDGAGEPVPDVMLEIWQADSDGKTPRSSGSLHRDGWTFTGWGRVSTDDEGRYSFTTVEPGPTDPGRAPFIAITVFGRGLLNRLFTRAYVPGPNLLDEPLLAGLPEDRRQTLIAERDAHGLRFDIRLQGENETVFLRFSAGE